The proteins below come from a single Chryseobacterium nepalense genomic window:
- a CDS encoding carboxy terminal-processing peptidase, with protein MWKNFKLNKFLLLIPLTSLMFCFNSPKNDDEKMQTIMVSVKNTLSYLHYSPKPINDAYSKDVYKHYFELVDPGKRYFLQSDMDEFAKHETKLDDYINLGDLTFYKLTVDRLYQRADEIDKMTQDIFSKPINLHEDESLILEPKIKKAPANKEEMYNEWKKFIKYNILQEIESMNSKEEAQKEKKDSVQKYKLKDTIKYEPIAPDQKIKKATDEVKDLVKETFTRFKKRKKMDWFTVYMNAYTEVFDPHTNYYSPKDKEDFDTNFTGKVIGIGAIIQEKKGNLYLGALTIGAPAWKSKQLSEGDKILKVKSKPKEDAVNVVGMLSDEAVRLIRGEKGTPVTLTVQKKDGTIKDVTMIREEVAIEDTFARSIVINSPNGKKYGFINLPSFNADFENPNGRNASDDIKNEIIKLKQQNIEGIVLDLRNNGGGSLTEVGDIMGLFMDAGPYVQVKDGNGKIQTLKNKQEAPIWTGPLVIMQNELSASASEILAGVMQDYGRAMIIGSPQSFGKGTVQTFVDLNRFLNTEDDFGSLKLTIQKFYRITGESTQRKGIVSDIQMKDFFTYAEIGERYDDYALAWDKIPSTNFQKLNYFNIQALEKASSDRMAKNAKYQLLLESAQWREQLDKEESITLNIDKFNEVTKQRKAQIEKFKSLNKFENGLQFLMYPNEIEREKKDEAFKKKSEIWIKNLKKDLYLQEAMNIIADMNVKS; from the coding sequence ATGTGGAAAAATTTTAAGCTAAATAAATTTTTACTCCTAATTCCATTAACAAGTCTAATGTTTTGTTTCAACTCGCCTAAAAATGATGATGAAAAGATGCAGACGATAATGGTGAGCGTAAAAAATACACTTTCTTATTTGCATTACAGCCCAAAACCAATTAACGATGCGTATTCCAAAGATGTTTACAAGCATTACTTCGAATTGGTAGATCCGGGCAAAAGATATTTCCTGCAGTCGGATATGGATGAATTCGCAAAGCACGAAACCAAACTTGATGATTATATTAATCTGGGCGATCTTACGTTTTATAAACTTACAGTCGACAGATTATACCAGCGTGCTGATGAAATCGATAAAATGACACAGGATATTTTCAGTAAACCGATCAACCTTCATGAAGACGAATCACTGATCCTTGAACCGAAAATTAAAAAAGCTCCTGCAAACAAAGAGGAAATGTATAATGAGTGGAAAAAATTCATTAAATACAATATTCTTCAGGAAATTGAATCCATGAACAGCAAAGAGGAAGCGCAGAAGGAAAAGAAAGATTCTGTTCAGAAATATAAGCTGAAAGATACGATCAAGTACGAGCCTATTGCACCGGATCAGAAGATTAAAAAAGCAACGGATGAGGTGAAAGATCTTGTAAAAGAAACCTTTACGAGATTTAAAAAGAGAAAGAAAATGGATTGGTTTACCGTTTATATGAATGCTTATACCGAGGTTTTCGATCCTCATACCAATTACTACTCACCGAAAGATAAAGAAGACTTCGATACCAATTTTACAGGAAAAGTAATCGGAATCGGGGCAATCATCCAGGAGAAAAAAGGGAATCTGTATCTGGGTGCTTTAACTATAGGAGCACCGGCCTGGAAGTCCAAACAGCTTTCAGAAGGGGATAAAATTTTAAAGGTAAAGTCTAAACCTAAGGAAGATGCGGTAAACGTTGTTGGAATGCTCTCTGATGAAGCGGTACGATTGATCAGAGGGGAAAAAGGAACACCTGTTACATTAACTGTTCAGAAAAAAGACGGAACGATTAAAGATGTAACGATGATCCGCGAAGAAGTAGCGATAGAAGATACCTTCGCAAGAAGTATTGTCATCAATTCTCCGAACGGAAAAAAATATGGGTTCATTAATTTACCAAGCTTCAACGCAGATTTTGAAAATCCAAACGGGAGAAATGCTTCTGATGATATTAAAAATGAGATCATTAAGCTAAAACAGCAGAATATTGAAGGGATTGTTCTCGACCTTAGAAATAATGGAGGAGGATCTCTTACCGAAGTAGGGGATATTATGGGACTTTTCATGGATGCAGGACCTTATGTTCAGGTAAAAGACGGAAACGGAAAAATCCAGACCCTTAAAAACAAACAGGAAGCACCAATCTGGACGGGTCCGTTGGTGATCATGCAGAATGAGCTTTCCGCTTCGGCTTCGGAAATTCTTGCCGGAGTAATGCAGGATTACGGAAGAGCAATGATTATCGGATCTCCACAGTCATTCGGAAAGGGAACGGTACAGACTTTTGTGGATCTTAACAGATTCTTAAATACAGAAGATGATTTCGGATCTTTAAAGCTTACTATTCAGAAATTCTATAGAATTACCGGCGAATCTACCCAGAGAAAAGGGATTGTTTCCGATATACAAATGAAAGATTTCTTTACCTATGCTGAAATAGGAGAGCGATATGATGATTATGCTTTAGCTTGGGATAAAATACCTTCCACCAACTTCCAGAAACTTAATTATTTCAATATTCAGGCTTTGGAAAAAGCAAGTTCAGACAGAATGGCGAAAAATGCCAAATACCAGTTACTGCTTGAATCCGCACAATGGAGAGAACAACTGGACAAGGAAGAATCTATTACTTTGAATATTGATAAGTTCAATGAGGTTACGAAACAAAGAAAAGCTCAGATTGAAAAATTCAAATCTCTAAATAAATTTGAAAACGGACTTCAGTTTTTGATGTATCCTAATGAAATCGAAAGAGAGAAAAAGGATGAAGCTTTCAAAAAGAAATCTGAAATCTGGATCAAAAATCTTAAAAAAGACCTTTATCTTCAGGAAGCGATGAACATCATCGCAGATATGAATGTAAAATCTTAA
- a CDS encoding prolipoprotein diacylglyceryl transferase yields the protein MDFPVTFNIFDKAILAHPLFEAAGIFIGMRYYFYLKRKSAEKMSFNTSAAVLIGATAGALIGSKLIGNLENPYTLFENFSFKRFWTNNTIVGGLAFGLIGVEWAKKIIGHKESTGDLIVFPLILAMIIGRIGCFLTGIHEETYGIPTDSFFGMHLGDQYLRHPVALYEIVFLIVLWIVLKIIKKKNKFPSGFIFQLFMICYFSFRFMLDFIKPKVDIIAGLGTIQLVCIAIIFYYFFKLKSAKIVNSR from the coding sequence ATGGATTTTCCTGTAACCTTCAACATTTTTGATAAAGCAATCCTTGCACATCCGCTTTTTGAAGCGGCAGGAATTTTCATCGGTATGCGCTATTATTTTTATTTAAAAAGAAAGTCCGCTGAAAAGATGTCTTTCAATACTTCTGCAGCTGTTTTAATAGGAGCTACAGCGGGAGCCTTAATAGGTTCCAAACTAATTGGAAATTTAGAAAATCCATACACTCTTTTTGAAAATTTTAGCTTCAAAAGATTTTGGACAAATAATACGATTGTTGGCGGACTGGCTTTTGGATTAATTGGAGTAGAATGGGCAAAAAAAATTATCGGCCATAAAGAAAGCACAGGAGATCTGATTGTCTTTCCATTAATTCTAGCAATGATTATCGGAAGAATAGGCTGCTTTCTTACAGGAATTCATGAAGAAACATATGGTATTCCTACAGATTCTTTTTTTGGAATGCATCTGGGAGATCAGTATCTGAGACATCCTGTTGCTCTATATGAAATTGTTTTCCTTATTGTTTTGTGGATTGTTTTAAAAATAATTAAGAAAAAAAATAAATTTCCGTCAGGATTTATCTTTCAGTTATTTATGATTTGTTACTTCAGCTTCAGATTTATGCTGGATTTTATCAAGCCTAAAGTAGATATCATTGCAGGACTTGGAACAATACAGTTGGTGTGTATTGCTATAATTTTTTATTATTTCTTTAAGCTTAAATCAGCGAAAATTGTAAATTCACGTTAA
- the surE gene encoding 5'/3'-nucleotidase SurE has protein sequence MEKPLILVTNDDGITAPGIRNLVSFMNEIGEVVVVAPNSPQSGKGHAITINSTLSYEEVHLEGPQKDFSCSGTPVDCVKMALDKILPRRPDIVVSGINHGANSSINVIYSGTMSAAVEAGVENLPAIGFSLLDFSWEADFTQAKEYIQNIVKRTLENPMPKGVVLNVNIPKLSKEEIKGVKVCKQAHAKWEESFDERVNPHGKKYYWLTGYFNNMDESEDADETALANGYISIVPVKFDLTAYEYMNTLSEVMKFD, from the coding sequence ATGGAAAAACCACTTATTCTGGTTACTAATGACGACGGGATTACAGCACCTGGTATCAGAAATCTTGTAAGTTTTATGAACGAAATCGGAGAAGTAGTTGTTGTAGCACCGAACTCTCCACAAAGCGGTAAAGGTCACGCCATTACCATCAATTCTACCCTCAGCTACGAAGAAGTTCACCTGGAAGGGCCGCAAAAAGATTTTTCCTGCAGCGGAACTCCTGTAGACTGTGTCAAGATGGCACTTGATAAGATATTGCCGAGAAGACCGGATATTGTAGTTTCCGGGATCAATCACGGTGCCAATTCTTCTATTAATGTTATTTACTCCGGGACGATGTCTGCGGCGGTAGAAGCAGGTGTAGAAAATCTTCCGGCGATCGGTTTTTCACTACTTGATTTCAGCTGGGAAGCAGATTTTACACAAGCAAAAGAATACATTCAGAATATTGTTAAAAGAACCCTGGAAAACCCAATGCCTAAAGGGGTTGTTTTAAATGTAAATATTCCGAAACTTTCAAAGGAAGAAATAAAAGGAGTTAAAGTCTGTAAGCAGGCTCATGCCAAATGGGAAGAAAGCTTTGACGAAAGGGTAAATCCCCACGGAAAAAAATACTACTGGCTTACCGGATATTTCAATAATATGGATGAATCTGAAGATGCGGACGAAACAGCTCTGGCTAACGGATACATTTCCATTGTTCCGGTAAAATTCGACCTTACGGCGTATGAGTATATGAATACACTGAGTGAAGTAATGAAGTTTGATTAA
- a CDS encoding superoxide dismutase family protein yields the protein MKAKTLSLLAAGALFVVSCGTTNTYQIMSKSNTQTGGTAKFTQKGDEVVMKLDVTNLTPGIHAVHIHEKGDCSAADGTSTGGHWNPAKDDHGKWGAEHFHMGDIGNLTADQNGNAMLTFKTDKWCLGCTDESKNIIGKGMIIHASADDFHTQPTGNAGGRVGCIEIK from the coding sequence ATGAAAGCTAAAACATTATCATTATTGGCAGCGGGTGCTCTGTTTGTAGTTTCGTGCGGAACGACAAACACGTACCAAATCATGTCTAAAAGCAACACACAAACCGGCGGAACGGCAAAATTTACCCAAAAGGGCGATGAAGTTGTGATGAAGCTGGATGTAACCAATCTTACTCCGGGAATTCATGCGGTACATATTCACGAAAAAGGTGACTGCTCTGCAGCAGACGGAACTTCTACAGGAGGGCACTGGAATCCGGCCAAGGACGATCACGGAAAATGGGGAGCCGAACATTTCCATATGGGAGATATCGGAAACCTTACTGCCGATCAGAACGGAAACGCCATGCTGACTTTCAAAACCGACAAATGGTGTCTGGGATGTACAGATGAATCTAAAAATATAATCGGAAAAGGAATGATTATTCATGCTTCCGCAGACGATTTTCATACTCAGCCTACGGGAAATGCAGGCGGAAGAGTGGGATGTATAGAGATTAAATAA
- a CDS encoding radical SAM protein translates to MPVRNYTYYDYTISLCPECLKRVGAKIIIEDEAVFMTKRCPDHGFFKTKIASDVQYYKNIRNYNKASETPVHFGTDVEYGCPYDCGLCVDHEQHSCLSIVEVTDRCNLTCPTCYAMSSPHYGSHRSLEEIEAMFDIIVKNEGEPDVVQISGGEPTIHPEFFKIMDIAKSKPIKHLMLNTNGVRIANDPGFAEKLATYAPEFEIYLQFDSFKPEVLEDFRGKDLTDVRMKALEKLNALNLSTTLVIVLQKGKNIDEIGKIIDFALKQKCVRGITFQPVEIAGRNRDDSAHEKITLTEVRQEILNQFPLLNSDDIIPVPCNPDALAMGYILKLEGEIIPLTRYINPADLLNNETKNTIVYEQDTGLQMQLLDIFSTGISVDKVKPKVNQLLCCLPDVSAPNLDYDNLFRIIIMNFMDAHDFDVRAVKKSCVHIVNKDLKLIPFETMNLFYRDDKDKYLEELRREDRVLF, encoded by the coding sequence ATGCCAGTAAGAAACTATACCTATTACGACTATACCATCAGTCTTTGCCCGGAATGCCTGAAAAGAGTAGGCGCAAAGATCATTATTGAAGATGAAGCGGTTTTCATGACCAAAAGATGTCCCGATCACGGATTTTTCAAAACAAAAATTGCTTCTGATGTTCAGTATTATAAAAATATCAGAAATTACAATAAAGCTTCGGAAACGCCGGTTCATTTTGGAACAGATGTAGAATACGGGTGTCCTTATGATTGTGGTTTATGTGTTGATCATGAGCAACATAGCTGCCTGTCTATTGTGGAAGTCACCGACCGTTGCAATCTCACCTGTCCGACCTGTTATGCGATGTCTTCGCCCCATTACGGAAGCCACAGAAGTCTGGAAGAAATTGAAGCGATGTTCGATATCATTGTTAAAAATGAAGGAGAGCCGGATGTTGTCCAGATCAGCGGAGGCGAGCCAACCATTCATCCTGAATTTTTTAAAATCATGGATATTGCCAAATCAAAACCGATTAAGCATTTAATGCTGAATACCAATGGTGTAAGAATTGCCAATGATCCGGGATTTGCAGAAAAACTGGCTACCTACGCTCCGGAATTTGAAATTTATCTTCAGTTTGATTCTTTTAAACCGGAAGTTCTGGAAGATTTCAGGGGAAAAGATCTTACCGATGTTCGGATGAAAGCTTTGGAAAAATTAAATGCCTTAAATCTTTCCACAACACTTGTTATTGTACTTCAGAAAGGGAAGAATATTGATGAGATCGGAAAAATTATTGATTTTGCCTTAAAACAAAAATGCGTTCGCGGAATTACCTTTCAGCCCGTAGAAATTGCCGGAAGAAACCGGGATGATTCGGCACATGAAAAAATTACCTTGACCGAAGTAAGGCAGGAAATTTTAAACCAGTTTCCACTTCTGAATTCTGATGATATTATTCCTGTTCCGTGTAATCCGGATGCTTTGGCAATGGGCTATATTCTGAAACTGGAAGGCGAAATTATTCCTTTAACAAGATACATCAATCCTGCTGATCTCCTGAACAATGAAACGAAAAACACAATCGTCTACGAGCAGGATACCGGCCTTCAGATGCAGTTGCTGGATATTTTCAGCACCGGAATTTCTGTGGATAAAGTAAAACCTAAAGTGAATCAGTTATTATGCTGTCTTCCCGATGTTTCTGCTCCTAATCTCGATTATGATAATCTTTTCAGAATTATCATCATGAATTTTATGGATGCTCACGATTTTGATGTCCGGGCTGTAAAGAAATCCTGCGTGCATATTGTCAACAAAGACCTGAAATTAATTCCTTTTGAAACCATGAATCTATTTTATCGCGATGATAAGGATAAGTATCTGGAAGAATTGAGGAGGGAGGATAGAGTTTTATTTTAA